A window from Pseudomonas sp. Tri1 encodes these proteins:
- a CDS encoding acetyl-CoA C-acyltransferase translates to MSNDPIVIVSAVRTPMGGFQGELKSLTAPQLGAAAIKAAVKRAGIAPGAVEEVLFGCVLAAGLGQAPARQAALGAGLDRSTRCTTLNKMCGSGMEATILAHDMLIAGSAEVVVAGGMESMSNAPYLLDRARGGYRMGHGRVLDHMFLDGLEDAYDKGRLMGTFAEDCAEANGISREAQDAFAIASTTRAQQAIKEGRFDAEIVPLQVMVGKEQVTISHDEQPPKARIDKIAALKPAFREGGTVTAANASSISDGAAALVLMRQSQAAQRGLKPLAVIHGHAAFADTPSLFPTAPIGAVKKLLNKTGWALDEVDLFEVNEAFAVVGLVAMNQLEIPHEKINVHGGACALGHPIGASGARILVTLLSALRQKGLKRGVAAICIGGGEATAMAVECLY, encoded by the coding sequence ATGTCCAACGATCCGATTGTCATCGTCAGTGCCGTCCGCACCCCCATGGGCGGCTTTCAAGGTGAATTGAAAAGCCTCACGGCCCCGCAATTGGGGGCTGCCGCGATCAAGGCAGCGGTAAAACGTGCCGGCATCGCGCCTGGTGCGGTCGAAGAAGTGCTGTTCGGTTGTGTGCTCGCCGCCGGCCTGGGCCAGGCCCCGGCCCGTCAGGCCGCGCTGGGGGCCGGGCTGGACAGGTCGACCCGTTGCACCACGCTCAACAAAATGTGCGGTTCGGGCATGGAAGCGACGATCCTCGCCCACGACATGCTCATCGCCGGCAGTGCCGAGGTGGTCGTGGCCGGGGGGATGGAAAGCATGTCCAACGCGCCATACCTGCTCGACCGTGCCCGCGGCGGTTACCGCATGGGCCACGGCCGGGTGCTCGACCATATGTTCCTCGACGGCCTGGAGGACGCCTACGACAAAGGTCGGCTGATGGGCACCTTTGCCGAGGATTGCGCCGAAGCCAACGGTATCAGCCGCGAAGCCCAGGATGCCTTCGCCATTGCCTCCACCACCCGCGCCCAGCAGGCGATCAAGGAGGGCCGTTTCGATGCCGAGATCGTGCCGCTGCAGGTCATGGTCGGTAAGGAACAGGTGACCATTAGCCACGACGAGCAACCGCCCAAGGCGCGGATCGACAAGATCGCCGCGCTGAAACCGGCTTTCCGCGAGGGCGGCACCGTGACCGCGGCCAACGCCAGTTCCATTTCCGACGGCGCCGCTGCCCTGGTGCTGATGCGCCAGAGCCAGGCGGCCCAGCGTGGCCTCAAGCCCCTGGCAGTGATTCACGGCCATGCAGCGTTTGCCGACACACCGAGCCTGTTTCCAACGGCACCGATTGGCGCAGTGAAAAAACTGCTGAACAAAACCGGTTGGGCGCTGGATGAGGTGGATCTGTTCGAAGTCAACGAAGCCTTTGCCGTGGTGGGGTTGGTCGCCATGAACCAACTGGAAATTCCCCATGAAAAGATCAATGTTCATGGCGGTGCCTGTGCCCTGGGCCATCCCATTGGCGCCTCCGGTGCGCGGATCCTGGTGACGTTGCTCTCGGCCCTGCGCCAGAAAGGTCTCAAGCGCGGCGTCGCGGCGATTTGCATCGGCGGCGGCGAAGCCACGGCCATGGCCGTTGAATGCCTGTATTAA
- a CDS encoding glycosyltransferase family 39 protein, whose protein sequence is MVGAGLGWRQPLNVDEERFLGVALEMLQNGSWFIPHRAGEIYADKPPLFMWAVALFVQLTHLPKVALYLPALLASAVTTACLYDLGRRLWGRRVGVIAALLFLATYQTYSILRTGQIDGFLALWTILGVYGLCRHLLLGPAWGWYYVACGAMGLGIISKGVGFLPVLMLIPYAYAVRKGWKGVVAMPGQAGRWCLGLLVALAAIGLWLGPLLVIVWQGSPDSLAYAQEILFKQTAGRYANAWEHREPFWYFFVQVIPKYWLPIVFMLPWLVPAWRKQLLKHDGRVLVLLGWVLLVLLFFSLSSGKRKLYIFPALPGLILLVAPLVPWMLRRWFGRRPRGRVVFKVLTALWLCAWFVRGFVEPHKEGINPHETLMRDVARLTANAPLVLVGWREGHWLFAQQPIVHFGFHGSQSLEQSALWLRNHPQAYALVPARDLARCYDPQKARRVGDTSRAEWFLVGADADNQNCQSPAPEKVYSFTWAHPL, encoded by the coding sequence ATGGTTGGCGCCGGTCTTGGCTGGCGCCAACCGCTGAATGTCGATGAAGAGCGTTTTCTCGGCGTGGCCCTGGAAATGCTGCAGAACGGTTCCTGGTTCATTCCCCATCGCGCTGGCGAAATCTACGCCGACAAGCCGCCGTTGTTCATGTGGGCGGTGGCGTTGTTCGTGCAGTTGACCCATCTGCCCAAAGTTGCCCTGTACTTGCCCGCGCTGCTGGCAAGCGCGGTGACTACGGCGTGTTTGTATGACTTGGGCCGGCGCTTGTGGGGGCGGCGGGTGGGTGTGATCGCCGCGCTGTTGTTCCTGGCGACCTACCAGACCTACAGCATCTTGCGGACCGGGCAGATTGACGGCTTCCTTGCCCTTTGGACGATTCTGGGGGTCTATGGGTTATGCCGGCATCTGTTGCTTGGCCCGGCCTGGGGCTGGTACTACGTTGCCTGTGGGGCGATGGGGCTTGGCATCATCAGCAAAGGCGTGGGCTTTCTGCCGGTGTTGATGCTGATTCCCTACGCCTACGCGGTGCGCAAAGGTTGGAAAGGGGTGGTGGCCATGCCTGGCCAGGCAGGACGCTGGTGCCTGGGGCTGCTGGTAGCATTGGCCGCCATCGGATTATGGCTGGGGCCTTTGCTGGTGATTGTCTGGCAGGGCAGCCCCGACAGCCTGGCTTACGCCCAGGAAATCCTGTTCAAGCAAACGGCGGGGCGTTATGCCAACGCATGGGAGCACCGCGAACCCTTCTGGTATTTCTTCGTCCAGGTGATCCCCAAGTACTGGCTACCGATTGTGTTCATGCTCCCCTGGCTGGTGCCGGCCTGGCGCAAACAATTGCTCAAGCACGACGGTCGGGTGTTGGTACTGCTCGGCTGGGTATTGTTGGTGTTGTTGTTCTTTAGCCTGAGCAGCGGCAAACGCAAGCTGTATATCTTTCCTGCATTACCCGGGTTGATTCTGTTGGTGGCGCCGCTTGTCCCGTGGATGCTGCGTCGCTGGTTCGGCCGGCGTCCCAGGGGCAGGGTGGTGTTCAAGGTACTGACTGCACTGTGGCTGTGCGCCTGGTTTGTACGCGGCTTCGTCGAGCCTCACAAAGAGGGTATCAACCCCCACGAAACCCTCATGCGCGATGTGGCACGGCTGACTGCAAACGCACCATTGGTCCTGGTCGGTTGGCGGGAGGGGCACTGGCTCTTCGCGCAACAACCCATCGTGCATTTTGGCTTCCATGGCAGCCAATCCCTGGAGCAATCCGCCCTCTGGCTGCGCAACCACCCGCAGGCCTATGCCTTGGTACCTGCCCGGGATCTGGCGCGCTGTTACGACCCGCAAAAGGCTCGTCGTGTCGGCGATACCTCAAGGGCCGAGTGGTTCCTGGTAGGGGCTGATGCGGACAACCAGAACTGCCAGTCGCCGGCGCCAGAGAAAGTTTATTCATTCACATGGGCTCATCCCTTGTAG
- a CDS encoding acyl-CoA dehydrogenase family protein: MHDLELTEEQVMIRDMARDFARGEIAPHAQAWEKAGWIDDGLVSKMGELGLLGMVVPEEWGGTYVDYVAYALAVEEISAGDGATGALMSIHNSVGCGPVLNFGTDEQKQTWLTDLASGKVIGCFCLTEPQAGSEAHNLRTRAELRDGQWVINGAKQFVSNGKRAKLAIVFAVTDPELGKKGISAFLVPTDTPGFIVDRTEHKMGIRASDTCAVTLNNCSIPEANLLGARGKGLAIALSNLEGGRIGIAAQALGIARAAFEAALAYSRDRVQFDKPIIEHQSIANLLADMHTRLNAARLLILHAARLRSAGKPCLSEASQAKLFASEMAEKVCSSAIQIHGGYGYLEDYPVERYYRDARITQIYEGSSEIQRMVIARELKHYLV, encoded by the coding sequence ATGCATGACCTCGAACTGACCGAAGAACAAGTGATGATCCGCGACATGGCCCGGGATTTCGCCCGCGGCGAGATCGCGCCCCACGCCCAGGCCTGGGAAAAGGCCGGCTGGATCGACGACGGCCTGGTGTCGAAGATGGGCGAACTGGGCCTGTTGGGCATGGTGGTGCCGGAGGAATGGGGTGGCACCTATGTCGATTACGTAGCCTACGCCCTGGCGGTGGAAGAGATCTCCGCGGGCGACGGCGCCACTGGGGCGCTGATGAGCATTCACAACTCGGTGGGTTGCGGGCCGGTACTCAATTTTGGCACCGACGAGCAGAAACAGACTTGGCTGACCGACCTTGCCAGCGGCAAAGTCATTGGTTGCTTCTGCCTGACCGAACCCCAGGCGGGCTCCGAGGCCCACAACCTGCGCACCCGCGCCGAACTGCGGGACGGTCAATGGGTGATCAACGGCGCCAAGCAGTTCGTCAGCAACGGCAAGCGGGCGAAACTGGCGATTGTCTTTGCCGTGACGGACCCTGAACTGGGTAAAAAAGGCATCTCGGCGTTCCTGGTGCCGACCGATACGCCGGGTTTCATCGTTGATCGCACCGAACACAAAATGGGCATCCGCGCTTCGGATACCTGTGCCGTAACCTTGAACAACTGCAGCATTCCCGAAGCCAACCTGTTGGGGGCTCGCGGAAAAGGCCTGGCAATCGCCCTCTCCAACCTGGAAGGTGGCCGCATCGGCATCGCCGCACAAGCCTTGGGCATCGCCCGTGCAGCGTTTGAAGCGGCCCTGGCTTACTCGCGGGATCGGGTGCAGTTCGACAAGCCAATCATCGAGCACCAGAGCATCGCCAACCTGTTGGCCGACATGCACACCCGCCTGAACGCTGCCCGCTTGCTGATCCTGCACGCCGCCCGGCTACGCAGTGCCGGCAAACCGTGCCTGTCCGAGGCCTCCCAAGCCAAGCTGTTCGCCTCGGAGATGGCCGAGAAGGTCTGCTCCTCGGCGATACAGATTCATGGTGGGTACGGCTACCTCGAGGATTACCCGGTGGAGCGCTACTACCGCGATGCGCGGATTACCCAAATCTATGAAGGGTCGAGCGAGATACAGCGGATGGTCATTGCCCGGGAGTTGAAACACTACCTGGTGTGA
- a CDS encoding enoyl-CoA hydratase/isomerase family protein, which produces MTAQVSSQATGTVEAMAHEVLVEVRNHIGHLTLNRPAGLNALTLGMVRSLQQQLDTWALDPQVRAVVLRGAGDKAFCAGGDIRSLYDSHKQGDTLHEDFFVEEYALDLTIHHYRKPILALLDGFVLGGGMGLAQGADLRVVTERSRLGMPEVGIGYFPDVGGSYFLPRIPGELGIYLGVSGVQIRAADALYCGLADWYLDSRKLEQLDARLDRLEWGDTPLKDLQSLLAKLGVQQLPAPPLADLRPVIDHFFALPDVPSMVEQLRQVTVANSHEWAVKTADLMDTRSPLAMAVTLEMLRRGRHLSLEDCFALELHLDRQWFERGDLIEGVRALLIDKDKNPRWNPPTLEALDARHVASFFDGFNDHGN; this is translated from the coding sequence ATGACTGCTCAGGTTTCATCCCAAGCCACAGGGACCGTCGAAGCCATGGCCCATGAGGTTTTGGTGGAAGTCCGCAACCATATCGGCCACTTGACCCTGAACCGCCCCGCCGGCCTCAATGCCCTCACCCTGGGCATGGTGCGCAGCTTGCAACAACAACTCGATACCTGGGCCCTCGACCCACAGGTCCGTGCGGTGGTACTGCGCGGCGCCGGCGACAAGGCGTTTTGCGCCGGCGGCGATATCCGCTCGCTGTACGACAGCCACAAGCAGGGCGATACGCTGCATGAAGATTTTTTCGTCGAGGAATACGCCCTCGACCTGACGATCCATCATTACCGCAAACCGATTCTCGCCCTGCTGGACGGCTTCGTCCTGGGTGGCGGCATGGGGCTGGCCCAAGGCGCCGACCTGCGGGTGGTGACCGAACGCAGCCGCCTGGGCATGCCGGAAGTCGGCATCGGTTACTTCCCGGACGTGGGCGGCAGTTACTTCCTGCCGCGCATTCCTGGCGAACTGGGGATCTACCTGGGCGTCAGCGGCGTGCAGATCCGCGCGGCTGACGCCTTGTATTGCGGACTGGCCGACTGGTACCTGGACAGTCGCAAGCTTGAACAGCTCGATGCGCGCCTCGATCGCTTGGAGTGGGGCGATACCCCGCTCAAGGACTTGCAAAGCCTGCTGGCGAAACTCGGTGTGCAGCAACTGCCCGCCCCGCCCCTGGCTGATCTGCGCCCGGTGATCGACCACTTCTTCGCCCTGCCCGATGTCCCCAGCATGGTCGAGCAACTGCGCCAGGTCACGGTCGCCAACAGCCATGAATGGGCGGTGAAAACCGCCGACCTGATGGACACCCGCTCGCCTCTGGCAATGGCCGTGACCCTGGAGATGCTGCGGCGCGGGCGACACCTGAGCCTGGAAGACTGTTTTGCCCTGGAACTGCACCTGGACCGGCAATGGTTCGAACGCGGCGACCTGATCGAAGGCGTACGCGCCTTGCTGATCGACAAAGACAAGAACCCGCGCTGGAACCCGCCGACCCTGGAGGCGTTGGACGCCCGCCACGTGGCGAGTTTCTTCGACGGCTTCAACGACCACGGGAATTGA
- a CDS encoding lipid-A-disaccharide synthase N-terminal domain-containing protein: MGRESVWLAVGFAGQFAFTGRFVLQWLYSEYKKRSVIPVGFWYLSIIGSALLLAYAIYREDPVFIVGQSFGFIVYLRNLQLIAKHHERENRELAGKD, translated from the coding sequence ATGGGCAGAGAATCTGTGTGGTTGGCTGTTGGCTTCGCTGGCCAGTTTGCGTTTACCGGACGATTTGTCCTGCAATGGCTATACAGCGAATACAAGAAGCGCAGTGTGATCCCAGTGGGCTTCTGGTACCTGAGCATCATTGGCAGCGCGCTGTTGCTGGCCTACGCCATCTACCGCGAGGACCCGGTGTTTATTGTCGGTCAGTCTTTCGGTTTCATTGTGTACCTGCGTAACTTGCAGTTGATCGCCAAGCACCATGAGCGGGAAAACCGCGAACTGGCGGGAAAGGACTGA
- a CDS encoding SDR family NAD(P)-dependent oxidoreductase, producing the protein MHIDNKIFLVSGGASGLGAATGEMLVKAGAKVMLVDLNADAVVAQAQKLGCQSVVADISNEAAAEAAVKATVTAFGGLNGLVNCAGIVRGEKILGKNGPHALASFSQVINVNLIGSFNLLRLAAAAISETEADADGERGVIINTASVAAFDGQIGQAAYAASKGAIASLTLPAARELARFGIRVMTIAPGIFETPMMAGMTPEVRDSLAAGVPFPPRLGKPTEYAALVRHIIENSMLNGEVIRLDGALRMAAK; encoded by the coding sequence ATGCACATCGACAACAAGATTTTCCTCGTCAGCGGCGGTGCCTCCGGCCTCGGTGCGGCCACCGGCGAAATGCTGGTCAAGGCCGGCGCCAAGGTGATGCTGGTGGACCTCAATGCCGACGCCGTGGTTGCCCAAGCGCAAAAACTCGGCTGCCAGAGCGTGGTGGCGGACATCAGCAACGAGGCGGCGGCTGAAGCGGCGGTCAAGGCCACTGTCACTGCGTTCGGTGGCCTCAATGGCCTGGTGAATTGCGCGGGCATCGTGCGCGGCGAGAAGATCCTCGGCAAGAACGGCCCCCATGCGCTGGCCAGCTTCAGCCAGGTGATCAACGTCAACTTGATCGGTAGCTTCAACTTGCTGCGTCTGGCCGCTGCCGCCATCAGTGAAACCGAGGCCGATGCCGACGGCGAGCGTGGCGTGATCATCAACACCGCTTCGGTGGCGGCCTTCGACGGCCAGATCGGCCAGGCAGCCTATGCGGCCTCCAAAGGTGCCATCGCCAGCCTGACCCTGCCAGCCGCCCGCGAACTGGCGCGTTTCGGCATTCGTGTAATGACCATCGCCCCAGGCATTTTCGAAACCCCGATGATGGCCGGCATGACGCCTGAAGTACGCGATTCCCTGGCTGCCGGCGTGCCATTCCCACCGCGCCTGGGCAAACCGACCGAGTACGCGGCGCTGGTCAGGCATATCATTGAAAACAGCATGCTCAACGGCGAGGTGATCCGTCTCGACGGCGCCCTGCGTATGGCTGCCAAATAA
- a CDS encoding acyl-CoA dehydrogenase, which yields MLPTEEQIQISDVARQFAQERLKPFAAEWDREHRFPREAIDEMAELGFFGMLVPEQWGGCDTGYLTYAMALEEIAAGDGACSTIMSVHNSVGCVPILKFGNDEQKARFLMPLASGAMLGAFALTEPQAGSDASSLKTRARREDDHYVLNGCKQFITSGQNAGVVIVFAVTDPDAGKRGISAFIVPTDSPGYSVARVEDKLGQHASDTCQILFEDVKVPLGNRLGEEGEGYKIALANLEGGRVGIAAQSVGMARAAFEAARDYARERESFGKPIIEHQAVAFRLADMATQIAVARQMVHYAAALRDNGQPALVEASMAKLFASEMAEKVCSMALQTLGGYGYLNDFPLERIYRDVRVCQIYEGTSDIQRMVISRNL from the coding sequence ATGCTCCCGACTGAAGAACAGATTCAAATCAGTGACGTGGCCCGGCAGTTCGCCCAGGAGCGCTTGAAACCGTTCGCCGCCGAATGGGACCGCGAGCACCGCTTTCCCCGGGAGGCCATCGATGAAATGGCCGAGCTGGGTTTTTTCGGCATGCTCGTGCCGGAGCAATGGGGCGGTTGCGACACCGGCTACCTGACCTATGCCATGGCCCTGGAAGAAATCGCGGCGGGCGATGGGGCGTGCTCGACCATCATGAGCGTGCATAACTCAGTGGGCTGCGTGCCGATCCTCAAGTTCGGCAATGATGAACAAAAGGCCCGCTTCCTCATGCCGTTGGCCAGCGGTGCAATGCTCGGTGCTTTCGCCCTGACCGAGCCCCAGGCCGGCTCGGACGCCAGCAGCCTCAAGACCCGGGCACGCCGGGAGGATGACCATTACGTGCTCAACGGTTGCAAGCAATTCATCACGTCCGGGCAGAATGCCGGGGTGGTGATTGTGTTCGCGGTGACTGATCCGGACGCTGGCAAGCGCGGTATCAGCGCGTTCATCGTGCCCACTGATTCACCGGGCTACAGCGTAGCGCGGGTCGAGGACAAGCTCGGCCAGCACGCCTCCGACACCTGCCAGATCCTGTTCGAGGATGTGAAGGTGCCGCTGGGCAATCGCCTGGGGGAGGAGGGGGAGGGCTATAAGATCGCCCTGGCGAACCTGGAAGGCGGGCGCGTCGGTATTGCGGCACAATCGGTGGGCATGGCTCGCGCCGCGTTCGAGGCCGCCCGGGACTATGCCCGGGAGCGGGAAAGTTTCGGCAAGCCGATCATCGAGCACCAGGCCGTAGCGTTTCGCTTGGCGGACATGGCCACCCAGATCGCTGTGGCCCGGCAAATGGTGCACTACGCCGCGGCCCTGCGGGATAACGGCCAGCCTGCGCTGGTGGAAGCGTCCATGGCCAAGCTGTTCGCCTCGGAAATGGCCGAAAAAGTCTGTTCCATGGCGTTGCAAACCCTGGGTGGCTACGGTTACCTCAACGACTTCCCGCTGGAACGCATCTACCGCGACGTGCGGGTCTGCCAGATCTACGAAGGCACCAGCGACATTCAGCGCATGGTCATTTCGCGCAATCTTTGA
- a CDS encoding glycosyltransferase family 2 protein codes for MHETPYVSVLIPAKNEAGNLIPLLEEVRTALAHEEFEVIVVDDGSTDATAAELRTLQDSGYRQLRVLSHARSLGQSTSVYHAAEVARGPWLATLDGDGQNDPADLPKMLDLVRGSEGKPAGVKLVAGHRVNRQDTASKRWASRFANKLRASLLKDQTPDTGCGIKVIEREAFLRLPYFDHMHRFIPALIRRHNGRMLVHPVNHRERGAGVSNYGNLDRALVGIVDLFGVWWLIKRTRLDVNAQETEV; via the coding sequence ATGCACGAAACCCCTTATGTGTCGGTCCTGATCCCGGCAAAGAACGAGGCCGGCAATCTCATCCCGCTTCTCGAAGAAGTGCGCACGGCGTTGGCCCACGAGGAATTTGAGGTCATCGTGGTCGACGACGGCAGCACCGATGCCACCGCCGCTGAGTTACGTACCTTGCAAGACAGTGGCTACCGGCAATTACGGGTGCTCAGTCATGCCCGTTCCCTGGGCCAGAGCACCTCGGTCTACCACGCCGCCGAAGTCGCGCGCGGGCCTTGGTTGGCAACCCTTGATGGCGACGGGCAGAACGATCCGGCTGACCTGCCCAAAATGCTCGACCTGGTGCGCGGTTCCGAAGGTAAGCCGGCCGGGGTCAAGCTGGTGGCGGGGCATCGTGTCAACCGCCAGGACACGGCGAGCAAGCGCTGGGCATCGCGATTCGCCAATAAATTGCGCGCCAGCCTGCTGAAGGACCAGACGCCTGATACCGGTTGCGGTATCAAGGTCATCGAGCGCGAGGCGTTTTTGCGCCTGCCGTATTTCGATCACATGCACCGCTTTATTCCCGCCTTGATCCGCCGGCACAACGGCCGAATGCTGGTTCACCCGGTGAACCACCGTGAGCGTGGGGCAGGGGTATCCAACTACGGAAACCTCGACCGCGCGCTGGTGGGCATCGTCGATCTGTTCGGGGTGTGGTGGCTGATCAAGCGCACACGCCTGGACGTCAACGCACAAGAAACCGAGGTTTGA
- a CDS encoding AMP-binding protein: MRDYSSATSQFDYLHTVNAALHGSLEALNACVECCDRHALPGRIALFWEGRDGSDATWTYRDLQDHAARFANFLLAQGVGKGDKVAGLLPRNAELLIVVLATWRIGAVYQPLFTAFGPKAIEHRLGSSGARMVVTDAVNRPKLHEVAGCPTVVTVGGDKGQGIVRGDYSFWAEVANHSSQCEPVMLTGEDPFLLMFTSGTTGPAKALSVPLKAIVAFQSYTRDAVDLRPEDAFWNVADPGWAYGIYFGVTGPLAMGHPITFYDGPFTLESTCRVINKYGITNLTGSPTAYRLLIAGGEQFARSIKGKLRIVSSAGEPLNPEVIRWFADNLDVVIHDHYGQTELGMVLCNHHGLAHPVHLGAAGFASPGHRVVVLDENHRELGIGQPGILAIDRSQSPMCWFAGYEGGPTKAFVGDYYLSGDTVELNPDGSISFVGRSDDVITTSGYRVGPFDVESALIEHPAVVEAAVIGKPDPERTELVKAFVVLSGQYRAAPELAEELRQHVRKRLAAHAYPREIEFVSDLPKTPSGKLQRFILRNQEIAKAQEAAAQNVSA, encoded by the coding sequence ATGCGCGATTATTCGTCCGCCACGTCGCAGTTCGATTACCTGCACACCGTCAACGCCGCGCTGCACGGCTCGCTCGAGGCACTCAATGCCTGTGTCGAGTGTTGCGACCGGCATGCGTTGCCAGGGCGCATTGCCCTGTTCTGGGAGGGCCGCGACGGCAGCGACGCGACTTGGACTTACCGCGACTTGCAGGACCACGCCGCGCGTTTCGCCAATTTTCTCCTGGCCCAAGGTGTCGGCAAGGGTGACAAAGTGGCCGGCCTGCTGCCGCGTAACGCTGAACTGCTGATCGTGGTGCTCGCCACTTGGCGCATCGGGGCGGTGTATCAACCGCTGTTTACCGCGTTCGGGCCCAAGGCCATCGAGCACCGCCTCGGCAGCTCCGGTGCGCGTATGGTCGTCACTGATGCGGTCAACCGCCCCAAGCTCCACGAAGTCGCCGGTTGCCCCACCGTGGTCACGGTCGGCGGCGACAAAGGCCAGGGTATCGTCCGCGGCGACTACAGTTTCTGGGCCGAAGTGGCGAACCACTCCAGCCAGTGTGAGCCTGTGATGCTTACCGGCGAAGACCCGTTCCTGCTGATGTTCACCTCCGGTACCACGGGACCGGCCAAGGCGCTGTCAGTGCCACTCAAGGCCATCGTCGCGTTCCAGAGCTACACCCGTGATGCCGTGGACCTGCGCCCCGAAGACGCCTTCTGGAACGTGGCTGACCCGGGTTGGGCCTACGGCATCTACTTCGGCGTCACCGGGCCGTTGGCCATGGGGCATCCCATCACGTTCTACGATGGCCCGTTCACCCTGGAAAGTACCTGCCGGGTGATCAATAAATACGGCATCACCAACCTCACCGGTTCACCCACGGCCTATCGTTTGCTGATTGCCGGGGGCGAGCAGTTCGCTCGGTCGATCAAGGGCAAGCTGCGCATCGTCAGCAGTGCCGGCGAGCCGTTGAACCCGGAGGTAATCCGCTGGTTCGCCGACAACCTGGACGTGGTGATCCATGACCATTACGGCCAGACCGAACTGGGCATGGTGCTGTGCAACCATCATGGGCTAGCGCATCCGGTGCATCTGGGGGCGGCCGGTTTCGCTTCGCCAGGCCATCGGGTCGTGGTGCTGGATGAAAACCATCGGGAACTGGGCATCGGTCAGCCCGGGATACTTGCTATCGACCGCAGCCAGTCGCCGATGTGCTGGTTTGCCGGTTACGAAGGCGGCCCGACCAAAGCTTTCGTCGGCGACTATTACCTGAGCGGTGACACCGTCGAACTCAACCCCGATGGCAGCATCAGCTTCGTCGGCCGCAGCGACGACGTCATCACTACCTCGGGCTATCGCGTCGGCCCGTTCGACGTGGAAAGCGCGCTGATCGAACACCCCGCCGTGGTGGAAGCGGCTGTAATCGGCAAACCTGATCCGGAACGCACCGAGCTGGTGAAGGCCTTCGTGGTGCTCAGTGGCCAATACCGTGCCGCGCCGGAGCTGGCTGAGGAACTGCGTCAGCACGTACGCAAACGCCTCGCGGCCCATGCCTATCCCCGTGAAATCGAATTTGTCAGCGACTTGCCGAAAACCCCAAGCGGCAAATTGCAGCGCTTTATCTTGCGCAACCAAGAGATCGCCAAGGCCCAAGAAGCCGCGGCGCAGAACGTTTCAGCTTGA
- a CDS encoding enoyl-CoA hydratase, with translation MSYETILLEIKDRVGLITLNRPQALNALNAQIVSELNQALDSLEADPKIGCIVLTGSKKAFAAGADIKEMAELTYPQIYLDDLFSDSDRVANRRKPIIAAVNGFALGGGCELALMCDFILAGDNARFGQPEINLGVLPGMGGTQRLTRAVGKAKAMEMCLTGRFIDAVEAERCGIVARIVPADELLDEALKTAALIASKSVPISMMVKESVNRAFEVSLSEGVRFERRVFHAAFATQDQKEGMAAFVAKRAAEFQDK, from the coding sequence ATGAGCTACGAAACGATTTTATTGGAGATCAAGGACCGCGTCGGTCTGATCACCCTCAACCGTCCCCAAGCGTTGAATGCCTTGAACGCGCAGATTGTCAGCGAGTTGAACCAGGCGCTGGACAGCCTGGAAGCCGATCCGAAGATTGGCTGCATCGTGCTGACTGGCTCGAAGAAAGCTTTCGCCGCCGGGGCGGACATCAAGGAAATGGCCGAGCTGACCTACCCGCAGATCTACCTGGACGACCTGTTCAGCGACAGCGACCGCGTGGCCAACCGCCGCAAGCCGATCATTGCTGCGGTGAACGGCTTTGCCTTGGGTGGCGGTTGCGAGCTGGCGTTGATGTGCGACTTCATCCTGGCCGGCGACAACGCCAGGTTCGGCCAGCCGGAAATCAACCTCGGGGTACTGCCGGGCATGGGCGGCACCCAACGCTTGACCCGGGCGGTCGGCAAGGCCAAGGCCATGGAAATGTGCCTGACCGGGCGCTTCATTGACGCGGTGGAAGCTGAGCGTTGCGGCATCGTCGCGCGCATTGTACCGGCCGATGAGCTGCTGGATGAGGCGCTGAAAACGGCGGCGTTGATCGCCTCCAAGTCAGTGCCCATCAGCATGATGGTCAAGGAAAGCGTCAACCGCGCCTTTGAAGTCAGCCTGTCCGAAGGCGTGCGCTTCGAACGCCGGGTATTCCACGCGGCATTTGCGACGCAGGATCAGAAGGAAGGCATGGCGGCATTCGTGGCCAAGCGGGCGGCGGAGTTCCAGGACAAGTAA